Proteins from a genomic interval of Amphiura filiformis chromosome 9, Afil_fr2py, whole genome shotgun sequence:
- the LOC140160209 gene encoding histamine H3 receptor-like has protein sequence MDTNSSSYSVSYEYSYDLSDTFKHPLYIEIFISLFVWCISFFTLTGNILVFGAFANDPQLRDKVGNLFILNLASADLIVGINSLTFNNLWRYYGNWPFGEGICKLWMIFDYAATMQSTFAIVLISMDRYLMVTMELKYRTFMTRCKACSSIAFTWSSSLMFFAVPILGYELWDPKPWIPHFDITCDNGVLYIMSYNIATLLYAFVFPGGLLVFFNIKVFHNIHKRAGGLVRSRKIAPESLSVHSVADPLQETSRDRHAGQYQTRDAGAQQEVAIQQVAHEKRRELRKDKKAAATLAMIVIVYVICWLPYYITQLIYTYHERQLYISWTVWNGVYYLTWLNSALNPCLYAIASPKMRKNFLELICFWKKCHRQ, from the coding sequence ATGGATACTAACTCTTCATCATATTCGGTTAGTTATGAATACTCGTATGATTTATCAGATACATTCAAACATCCTCTGTACATTGAGATCTTTATTTCACTCTTTGTATGGTGTATTTCCTTTTTCACTTTGACAGGTAATATACTTGTATTTGGAGCATTTGCAAATGATCCACAGCTACGTGACAAAGTTGGCAACCTGTTCATTCTCAATTTAGCTTCAGCTGATTTAATCGTAGGAATTAATTCGCTAACTTTTAATAATCTCTGGCGATATTATGGAAATTGGCCTTTTGGAGAAGGCATATGCAAACTATGGATGATATTTGACTATGCCGCGACAATGCAATCTACGTTTGCCATCGTGTTGATCAGCATGGATCGGTATCTTATGGTGACAATGGAGCTCAAGTATCGAACATTTATGACGCGTTGTAAAGCATGTTCTAGTATTGCCTTCACCTGGTCCTCTTCGTTAATGTTTTTCGCTGTGCCGATATTGGGCTACGAGTTGTGGGATCCCAAGCCCTGGATACCGCACTTCGATATAACGTGTGACAATGGTGTTCTGTATATCATGTCCTACAACATCGCTACCCTTTTGTATGCCTTCGTATTTCCAGGAGGTCTCTTAGTATTTTTCAATATAAAGGTATTTCATAACATTCACAAAAGAGCTGGGGGATTGGTGCGTTCTCGAAAAATCGCACCAGAGTCATTATCCGTTCATTCGGTTGCAGATCCACTTCAAGAAACGTCGCGGGACAGACATGCAGGCCAGTATCAAACCAGAGACGCAGGAGCACAGCAAGAAGTCGCCATACAACAAGTAGCACACGAAAAAAGACGCGAGTTAAGAAAGGACAAAAAAGCTGCCGCAACTTTAGCGATGATAGTTATTGTATACGTCATATGCTGGCTGCCATATTACATAACACAACTGATATACACATACCATGAAAGACAACTTTATATAAGCTGGACGGTGTGGAACGGAGTGTATTATCTGACATGGTTAAATTCGGCCTTAAATCCGTGTCTTTACGCAattgctagtccgaaaatgagGAAGAATTTTCTGGAATTGATTTGCTTCTGGAAAAAATGCCATAGGCAATAA